One window from the genome of Hydra vulgaris chromosome 02, alternate assembly HydraT2T_AEP encodes:
- the LOC101239253 gene encoding beta-1,3-galactosyltransferase 1 isoform X2 yields MQRCSKFLFLRYFFLALVVTVAFFVIIEMLYFQTKDSLKHAKVIQNSYDINHHLLTSDKNTIANTTYNKDSLSYVIFDSVKRDCNIIYSTLIIITSHVRHVNRRNRIRQTWGNESKWNSKEKYITVFVVGRISDSDIMMNIAEEAKLWRDIILVNILEDFYTLAKKVIIGLIWANHNIKYKLILKGDDDIYINIINVLAFVKENDIEDAYIGNKIENALVSRSGRYKVTKEEYEIDTYDSYCSGGGYFLSASSVEKMIPLFDLNHVFRIDDAYIGKIALKAGIFASHSKGFYMDNASCSYMKDIIVSHPADDIGCIDFLLKRFSIDSSKLPESWSEKQFEKKQCYKANSLCLKSKKKRPNETRSSVERD; encoded by the exons ATGCAACGGTGtagtaaatttttgttcttaAGATACTTCTTTCTGGCTCTGGTTGTTACGGTAGCGTTCTTTGTCATCATTGAAATGCTGTATTTTCAAACAAAGGATAGTTTAAAACATGCAAAAGTCATTCAAAATTCGTATGATATCAACCACCATTTGTTAACAAGCGACAAAAATACAATTGCTAATACTACTTATAATAAAGATTCGCTTTCTTATGTCATTTTTGACAGTGTAAAACGAGACTGCAACATAATTTATTCAACGCTGATTATTATCACTTCACACGTAAGACATGTTAATAGAAGAAATAGAATACGACAAACTTGGGGAAACGAGTCAAAATGGAACTCAAAGGAAAAATATATCACTGTTTTTGTTGTAGGAAGAATATCAGATTCCGATATAATGATGAACATAGCTGAAGAAGCAAAACTATGGAGGGAcattatattagtaaatatacTTGAAGATTTTTACACGTTGGCGAAAAAAGTCATTATTGGACTAATATGGGCTAAtcataacattaaatataaactaattttaaaaggtGACGATGACatatacataaacattattaaCGTCTTAGCATTTGTGAAAGAAAATGATATAGAAGATGCTTACATAggaaataaaatagaaaatgcgCTCGTCTCTAGATCTGGTCGGTATAAAGTAACCAAAGAAGAGTATGAAATTGATACATATGACTCATATTGCTCCGGTGGAGGATATTTTCTATCCGCATCTAGTGTGGAAAAAATGATACCGCTATTTGATTTGAATCACGTATTTCGAATTGACGATGCTTACATTGGAAAAATTGCACTTAAAGCAG GGATATTTGCCAGCCATAGTAAAGGTTTTTATATGGATAATGCTTCTTGCAGTTATATGAAAGATATTATCGTTTCTCATCCTGCAGATGATATCGGTTgtattgattttcttttaaaaaggtTTTCGATTGACAGCAGTAAATTGCCAGAAAGTTGGTCTGAAaaacagtttgaaaaaaaacaatgctaTAAAGCAAACTCCTTgtgtttaaaaagcaaaaaaaaacgtCCCAATGAAACCAGATCAAGCGTAGAAAGAGATTAG